One stretch of Arachis duranensis cultivar V14167 chromosome 1, aradu.V14167.gnm2.J7QH, whole genome shotgun sequence DNA includes these proteins:
- the LOC107472876 gene encoding nudix hydrolase 10: MLVYWIPQTGCTIPINASHRVAVAAIVLNQNKEVLVVQEKRGRFHGIGYWKLPTGVVDAGEEVFAAAIREVKEETGVDTEFVEILAFREVQNSFFGKSDLSFLCMLRPLSVEIKKQELEIEAAQWMPFEEFAVQPLTQKHEPFKYVVELCLANVEEKFYTGFSPRPVSSYFEDQLNYLYMNSNELDKSS; encoded by the exons ATGCTAGTTTATTGGATTCCCCAAACAGGCTGCACAATCCCTATAAATGCTTCCCACCGTGTTGCCGTTGCTGCTATAGTCTTAAATCAAAACAAAGAG GTTCTTGTAGTACAGGAAAAAAGAGGTAGATTCCATGGAATTGGATACTGGAAGTTACCTACTGGAGTTGTCGACGCG GGTGAGGAGGTTTTTGCAGCAGCTATTAGAGAAGTAAAAGAAGAGACAGGA GTTGATACAGAATTTGTAGAAATACTAGCATTCAG ggAAGTGCAGAATTCATTCTTTGGGAAATCAGATTTGTCATTTCTTTGCATGTTGCGCCCTCTTTCTGTTGAGATCAAAAAGCAAGAATTGGAAATTGAAGCAGCTCAG TGGATGCCGTTCGAGGAATTCGCAGTTCAACCACTTACTCAGAAGCATGAACCCTTCAAGTACGTAGTTGAATTATGTTTGGCAAATGTTGAAGAAAAGTTCTATACTGGATTCTCCCCAAGGCCAGTCTCATCATATTTTGAGGATCAATTGAACTATTTATATATGAATAGCAATGAATTGGACAAGTCTTCTTAA
- the LOC107461540 gene encoding cell division cycle 20.2, cofactor of APC complex-like, giving the protein MDAGTWSSSMKTKSRCPLQDRRFIHRKASQENLDRFIPNRSAMDFSYAHYMLTEGKKEKENPMASSPARQAYQKQLAEAFNMNRTRILEFKNKPPAPVERIPKNFLSPPPPQSKSSKPKRYIPQSSERTLDAPDILDDFYLNLLDWGSSNVLSIALGSTVYLWNASDSSTLELVTVDDDEGPVTSVSWAPDGRHLAIGLNNSHVQLWDSTACRLLRTLRGVHQSRVGSLAWNNHILTTGGMDGKIVNNDVRVRSHIVDTYRGHHQELCGLKWSPSGQQLASGGNDNLVHIWDRSMASSNSPTRWLHRLDEHRAAVKALAWCPFQANLLASGGGGADQCIKFWNTHTGACLNTVNAGSQVCALLWSKNERELLSSHGFSQNQLIVWKYPSMVKMAELTGHTSRVLYMTQSPDGCTVASAAGDETLRFWNVFGTPEASKPAPKATNTPPFAQFYFIR; this is encoded by the exons ATGGATGCCGGAACCTGGAGTTCTTCTATGAAGACAAAATCTCGATGCCCTCTCCAAGATCGCCGTTTCATCCACAGGAAAGCTTCTCAAGAAAAC TTGGACAGGTTCATCCCAAACAGGTCAGCCATGGATTTCAGTTATGCGCACTACATGCTAACGgagggaaagaaagagaaagaaaacccGATGGCAAGCTCGCCGGCACGACAAGCCTACCAGAAGCAACTGGCGGAGGCTTTCAACATGAACCGCACAAGAATCTTGGAATTCAAGAACAAGCCCCCTGCCCCTGTTGAACGAATCCCTAAGAATTTCCTCTCCCCACCACCTCCTCAATCAAAATCCTCCAAGCCCAAGCGTTACATCCCTCAG AGTTCTGAGAGGACATTGGATGCTCCTGATATACTTGATGATTTCTACTTGAATCTGTTGGACTGGGGTAGCAGCAATGTCCTCAGCATTGCTCTAGGAAGCACAGTTTATCTTTGGAATGCCTCCGATAGTTCCACTTTGGAACTCGTGacagttgatgatgatgagggtcCTGTAACGAGTGTTAGCTGGGCTCCTGATGGAAGACATTTAGCCATTGGTTTGAACAATTCCCATGTACAGCTTTGGGATTCTACTGCTTGTAGGCTG TTGAGAACACTGAGGGGTGTACACCAATCAAGAGTGGGTTCACTAGCTTGGAACAATCATATCCTCACAACAGGAGGCATGGATGGTAAAATCGTGAACAATGATGTTAGGGTGAGGTCTCATATTGTTGACACCTACAGGGGGCATCATCAGGAGTTGTGTGGTCTCAAGTGGTCTCCCTCGGGACAACAATTGGCAAGTGGGGGCAACGATAATCTGGTTCATATATGGGACAGGTCCATGGCGTCATCCAATTCACCGACGCGATGGCTTCACAGGCTTGACGAGCACAGGGCTGCGGTGAAGGCACTGGCTTGGTGTCCATTCCAGGCAAACCTGCTAGCCTCTGGTGGAGGTGGGGCTGATCAATGCATTAAGTTCTGGAACACACACACCGGTGCTTGCTTGAATACTGTTAACGCAGGCTCTCAGGTGTGTGCTCTGTTGTGGAGTAAGAACGAGCGTGAGTTGCTTAGCTCGCACGGTTTCTCACAGAACCAGCTCATCGTTTGGAAATACCCTTCTATGGTGAAGATGGCTGAACTCACTGGACACACGTCAAGGGTGCTTTACATGACTCAGAGTCCTGATGGGTGTACTGTGGCCTCTGCAGCAGGGGACGAGACTCTGCGGTTTTGGAATGTCTTTGGAACTCCAGAAGCATCTAAGCCAGCACCAAAAGCAACAAACACACCTCCCTTCGCTCAGTTCTATTTTATCCGATGA
- the LOC107461455 gene encoding fasciclin-like arabinogalactan protein 1, with product MQPLRLANLAALAVTLLLLATATTHAHNITRILEKHPDFSTFNKYLTLTHLAPEINQRTTITVCAVDNGAMNELLSKHPSINTLKNILSLHVLLDYFGAKKLHQITNGTALAATMFQATGTAPGSMGFVNITDLRGGKVGFGAENNGGALSAFFVKSLEEIPYNISIIQISKPLPSAAAEAPTPAPSQQNLTSIMSRHGCKVFADTLSASPDAMSTFSDNVDGGLTVFCPMDDAFKAFLPKYKNLTAAGKASLLEYHATPVYESMAMLKSNNGLMNTLATDGASKFDFTVQNDGDQVTLKTKIVTAKITGTLIDEDPLAIYTIDKVLLPRELFKAPAPSPAPAPAPEPATADAPASPKKGGKKKQKAADAPADEETAPADSPSDAADESADDGNGAVRFNGARYVNVIFVVVALCFGFSLL from the exons ATGCAGCCGCTCCGGCTTGCGAATCTAGCGGCCCTTGCGGTCACGCTACTCCTCTTAGCCACCGCCACAACCCATGCACACAACATAACCCGCATTCTGGAGAAGCACCCCGACTTCTCCACCTTCAACAAGTACCTAACACTAACTCACCTTGCGCCGGAGATCAACCAGCGAACCACCATAACAGTGTGCGCCGTTGATAACGGTGCCATGAACGAGCTGCTATCAAAGCACCCTTCCATCAACACTCTGAAGAACATCCTGTCCCTCCACGTCCTCCTCGACTACTTTGGCGCCAAGAAGCTCCACCAGATCACCAACGGCACCGCCCTTGCCGCCACTATGTTTCAGGCCACAGGAACCGCCCCCGGCTCCATGGGATTCGTCAACATCACCGACCTCCGAGGCGGAAAGGTGGGCTTCGGCGCCGAGAATAACGGCGGGGCCCTCTCCGCATTCTTCGTGAAATCGTTGGAGGAAATCCCTTACAACATATCCATAATACAGATCAGCAAGCCACTCCCCTCGGCCGCAGCGGAAGCCCCTACACCCGCACCCAGCCAGCAAAATCTCACCTCCATAATGTCCCGCCATGGCTGCAAGGTCTTCGCCGACACCCTCTCTGCCTCCCCCGACGCTATGTCCACCTTTTCTGACAATGTGGATGGCGGACTCACCGTCTTCTGCCCCATGGATGACGCCTTTAAG GCATTCCTACCCAAGTATAAGAACCTAACTGCAGCTGGGAAGGCGTCGTTGCTGGAGTACCATGCTACGCCTGTTTATGAGAGCATGGCTATGTTGAAGTCAAACAATGGTTTGATGAACACGCTTGCTACCGATGGAGCCAGCAAGTTTGACTTCACCGTGCAGAATGACGGTGATCAAGTCACGCTCAAGACCAAGATTGTTACTGCCAAGATCACTGGCACGCTCATTGACGAGGACCCGCTCGCGATCTACACCATTGATAAGGTTCTGCTTCCCAGGGAGCTTTTCAAGGCCCCGGCTCCGTCTCCTGCGCCGGCTCCCGCACCGGAGCCAGCCACCGCGGACGCTCCTGCATCGCCGAAGAAAGGGggaaagaagaagcagaaggCGGCCGACGCGCCGGCAGATGAGGAAACAGCGCCTGCGGATTCGCCCAGTGACGCCGCCGATGAGAGTGCTGACGACGGTAATGGCGCTGTTAGGTTTAACGGCGCGAGGTACGTTAACGTCATCTTCGTAGTTGTGGCTTTGTGCTTTGGGTTTTCGTTGCTGTAA